The nucleotide sequence GCCGTGGCCTGGTCCAGCAGCCGCGCCACGTCGGCCCCTGCCAGCCCGGCGGGCACCAGCCCGAACGCCGTCAGCGCCGAGTACCGCCCGCCCACGGTCGGGTCGGCCAGGAAGACCTTGCGGTAGCCCTCCTGGGTGGCCAGCTCCGCCAACGGCGAGCCGGGGTCGGTCACGACGACCATGCGGCTCGCGGGGTCGATGCCCTCCTCCGCGAACGCCGCGGCGAAGATGCGCCGCTGGCTCTCCGTCTCGGCGGTGCCGCCGGACTTCGACGACACGACGAGCACCGTGCGGGTGAGGTCACCCGCCAGTGCGTCGGCGACCTGACCCGGATCGGTGGTGTCGAGCACGGTCAGCGTCACCGGCTCGGTCGCCGCGATGACCTCGGGTGCGAGTGAGGACCCGCCCATACCCGCGAGCACGACGCGGTCGATGCCCTCTGCCTGGAGCTCGGTGTGGAGGTCGGTGATCTCGCCGATGAGCTGCCGCGACGTCACATGCAACGTCGTCCAGCCCAGCCGGATCGCCGCCTCCTGCTCGGCGTCGACGCCCCACAGCGTCGGATCCTGCGCCGTGAGCTTCGATGCGACCTTGTCCTCGACGAGCTGGGCCGCGAGCGGCGCCGCTGCCGCTGCCAGCGAGGTGTCGGCGATGTCGACGGAAACCGTGGTCGTAGATGCCGTCATGCCGCTCAGCCCTCGTGCGCCGCGACGAGCTGGCTGTTCACCGTTTCGAGTAACTCCACCCAGGATTTGTCGAACTTGGCCACGCCTTCGTCCTCCAGTACGTGGAACACGTCGTCGAGGTCGATGCCGATCCGGGCGAGCCGGTCGAAGATGTTGGTCGCGACCGCCTGCGTATCGGTCACCGTGTCGCCGATGATGGTGGCGTGGTCGGCGACCGCGTGCAGTGTCGCCTCCGGCACTGTGTTGACCGTGCCAGCCACGACGAGCTGGTCGACGTAGCGGGTGTCGGAGTAGGCCGGGTCCTTCACTCCGGTCGACGCCCACAGTGGACGTTGCGCGTGCGCGCCCTGCTCGGCAAGCGCCCGCCAGCGGGGCGTGGTGAACTCCTCGGTGTAGAGGGCGTAGGCGAGCCGGGCGTTGGCGATCGCGGCCTCACCGCGCAGCGCGGCGGCCTCGTCGGTGCCGATCGCGTCGAGCCGCTTGTCCACCTCGG is from Actinomycetota bacterium and encodes:
- a CDS encoding glucose-6-phosphate isomerase gives rise to the protein MTASTTTVSVDIADTSLAAAAAPLAAQLVEDKVASKLTAQDPTLWGVDAEQEAAIRLGWTTLHVTSRQLIGEITDLHTELQAEGIDRVVLAGMGGSSLAPEVIAATEPVTLTVLDTTDPGQVADALAGDLTRTVLVVSSKSGGTAETESQRRIFAAAFAEEGIDPASRMVVVTDPGSPLAELATQEGYRKVFLADPTVGGRYSALTAFGLVPAGLAGADVARLLDQATA